The following is a genomic window from Geoalkalibacter halelectricus.
TTGCCGAGATGGGCAACACCGTTTATTGCGTTGATGTCGACGGCGAGAAAATCGCGCGCCTCAAGCAGGGCATCATTCCCATCTACGAGCCCGGGCTCGAGCGCATCGTACAGAGCAATTTCAAGGAAGGGCGGCTGCGTTTCACCACCTCGCTGGCCGAGGCCATGGCCGACAGCAACGTCTATTTCATCGCCGTTGGCACGCCCCCGGGCGAGGACGGTTCCGCGGATCTGCGTTACGTGCTGGGGGTTGCCGATGAAATCGGCCGGCACCTGGGCGACTACGCGGTGGTGGTGAACAAGTCGACGGTGCCGGTCGGAACCGCCGACAAGGTGCGCCAAGCCATTGAGGACCAACTGGCCCAGCGCGGCGTCGCGCACCCCTTCGATGTGGTCAGCAATCCGGAATTTCTCAAGGAAGGCGCGGCGGTGGATGATTTCATGCGCCCCGACCGCATCATCATCGGCTCCGACAGTGAGCGCGCCGGCGAAGTCATGCGCCTGCTCTACGCGGATTTCTCGCGCAATCACGACAAAATCATGGTCATGGGCGTGCGCGACGCCGAAATGACCAAATACACCGCCAACGCCATGCTCGCCACCAAGATCTCGTTCATGAACGAGATCGCCAACCTGTGCGATAAGCTCGGTGTGGACGTGGAGAAGGTGCGTCTGGGCATCGGCTCCGATTCGCGCATCGGGTATTCCTTCATTTATCCCGGCTGCGGCTACGGCGGCTCCTGCTTTCCCAAGGACGTCAGTGCCCTGATCCACATGGCCGAGCAGAACCAGCTCTTTCCCCTGGTGCTGCAGTCGGTGCATCAGCGCAACATGTTTCAGAAATTGCTGATGGGCGAGAAGATCACCACCCGCTTCGGCCAGGATCTTTCCGGCAAGACCTTTGCCCTCTGGGGGCTGGCCTTCAAGCCGGGGACCGATGATCTGCGCGAGGCGCCTTCCATCGTGCTGATGCATCAGCTCATCGGGTGCGGCGCCAAGGTGCAGGCCTACGATCCCATCGCCATGGACGCAGCCCGGCGGGAATTGCCTCGGGCCTGGTTCGAAAACGGCAGCCTGACCCTGGCCGAGCACCAGTACGACGCCCTCAAGGGCGCCGACGCCTTGGCCCTGGTCACCGAGTGGAAACCTTTCCGCCATCCGGATTTCGGCGCCATGAAGCGGCTGATGAAAAGCCCGATCATTTTCGATGGTCGCAACCAGTACGACCCGACCCGCATGGAGACCGAGGGCTTTGAGTATTTCGGCATCGGCCGGGGCAAAAAGCTCGCGGGTCCGGGCCCCGCGTGCGGTTAACCCGCGCAACCCACAACCGCGAGGATGAATCCATGAGCCAGTCGCCCGTCGATGATCGCACGACCCTGCAGGAACTCAAGAACCGCGTCGCGGCCTTTGTCGCCGAGCGCGACTGGCAGCAGTTTCACACCCCGAAAAACCTCAGCATGTCCATCGCCATCGAGGCGGCTGAACTCATGGAGCACTTTCAGTGGTTGACCGTGGAAGCCTCGCGCAACCTGGCCCCCGAGGCTTTGGCGGACATCGGCGAGGAACTCGCCGATATCGTCATCTATTCCCTGTCGTTGGCCAACACCCTCAATTTGGATCTGGCCCAAACCGTCGAGGCGAAGATGACGAAAAACATCCGCAAATACCCCGCCGACAAAGTCAAGGGCAAGGCCCACAAATACACCTGGTACGAAAAAGGCGAGGAATGATGGGCGAAGGTCTGTAGATTACCAGCCCCGGACAACGGACAACGGACAACGGACGGCCTCCAAATGGGCAAACCGGCAAAAAAATACAGCCAGGCGGCGCGCCTGCACGATGTCATCCGCATTCTCGAAGCACGCTATGGGGCAAGCGTCGATGAACTGGCCGAGGAGTGTCAGGTCAACCGGCGCACCATTTACCGTGATCTGCGTGCCATCGCCGAGGCCGGCTATCCCCTGGTTCGGGACGAGACCGAGAGCGGCCCGCTGTATCGTTTTGTGACCGGCTTTAAAAATGTGCCGCCCATCATCTTTTCCCTTGAGGAATTGCTCACCCTGTATTTTTGCCGCGAGCAGCTCGGTTTTCTGCAAGGCACGCCCTTTCAGGATGATCTCGACGCAATTTTTGGCCGCATCCGCTCGTCCCTGCCGCCACGCAGCGTCGCCCATCTCGAGCGCATCGCCTCGGCGGCGGCGCCACGTTTTCAAGGGGTGCGCAATTATCAGGATAAAAAAGCGCTTCTCACCGATCTGCGCCGAGCCTTGTTGTACCAGTACCGCTGCCGCATTTGTTATGCACCGGCGCGCCGAGCCGCCCAAACCTACGAGTTTGATCCCTATCTGCTGATTTTTTATCAGAATTCCCTGTATCTCGGCGGCTATGCCCACAATCGCAAGAGCTTGCGCCTGTTTCTCGTGGATCGCGTGCAGCGGGTCGAGGTGCTGAATGAGCGTTTCGAGGTGCCGGAGGATTTTCGTGCCGAGGATCTGACCGGGCAAGCTTTCGGGCTGATCGACGATGCGCCTCTGGATCTTGATCTGCGCTTTGGTCCCGAGGTGGCGCATTTTATCCGCGAACGCCGCTGGCATCCTCAGCAGGTGCTCGACGAGGAGAGCGACGGCGGGGTGCGCCTGCGCTTTACCGCCGCGGGGCGCGCCGAGATTCTCGCCTGGGTGTACTCCTTTATTCCCCACGTCGAAATTCTTGGCCCCGCGGACCTGCGCGCGGAATTTGAGCAGGGTCTGCGCCAGGCGCTGGAAAAGACCAATTCGTCTTTGTGACACATTCTGTCTCTTTGTCCGTCTAGTCTCGGGTTGTCGGCACCACACACCCCGGACAAGGAGACAGCTCATGGTACCCATCCGCACCAACGGCAGCACCCCCAGTCTGTATCTCGACATTCACCATGTAGAACTCAACAGCGGCGGCGGGGACTTGCGGATGGTTGTTTCCGCCGTGCTCGGCGACGGCTGGTACGAGGGGGAGGTCGCGGTTGAAATCGGCCCCAGATCCGGCGTGACCTTCGCCGATGCCTATCTCGATGAACAGCGCATGGCGGATTTTTTTACCCGCGTCGATCGCGCTGAGCTGGAGCGGGCGCTCGTTGACGCGGTCGGCACCCTGGTCTTCTCCGTCGGCAAACCAGGCGCGCGCCAAAGGATTCGGGCCTATCGCCACGACGACCGTATCCTCTCTCTCCCGGGCCGTTCCCCCCGCCGCGCCGCAACAACAAAACGCCCCCCAACCCACCACCCCTCCCGCCTGACCGCAACAGGCTAAAGAGTGGGAAGTGGGAAGTGGGAAGAGGGAAAATCACGAGTCACTATTAACCACGGACAACAGACAACGGACAACGGACCAACAACCAATGACAAATGACAAATGACAAATGACAAACAACCAACTTGCCCCCTCCCACTTTATCAAGTACAAATATCAGCATGTCGACTGAAAAACACACACCACCGGCCCGCGACATCGTGCTCGCTTCGACCAGCCCCTATCGGCTGCAACTGCTGCGTCAGCTGGGCTTTCCCTTTCAGGTGGCGGCGCCGCTCTCTAAGGAGAGTATCGATCAGCAGGTGGCTCCCGAGCTGCAGGTCAAGTTCCTGGCCTCGCAAAAGGCTCTGAGTCTGGGCGCCAAGTATCCCGATGCCTTGATCATCGGCGCCGACCAACTGTTCATGGATGCCCGCGGGCGGATTCTCGGCAAGCCGGGCAATTTTGAGCAAGCCGAGGAGCAGTTGCGGCAGATGTCCGGCAAATCCCATGTTTTCTATACCGGAATCTGCGTCTATGACAGCAACGGCGGGCAATGCCTGACCGATTACACCACCTACCGCGTGACCCTGCGCAGCTTGACGCGCGACCAGATCCACCGCTACGTGCGCCGGGAAAATCCCGTCGACTGCGCCGGCTCCTTTAAAATCGAGGGGTTGGGAATCGCCCTGATGGAGAAGATGCAGGGCGAGGACTACACCTCCCTGATCGGTTTGCCGCTCATTCGGCTGACCGGCATGCTTGAACACTTCGGCGTGCAGATCCTCTGAGGAATCGCTCCCGCGCGCCGAAAGTGCGTTGACCCCCCGAAAGTCCCTATGCAATAATACCCCCTTGGATTTTTAGTGCGGCTGTTGGTTTTTTGCACGACTTAAAAATTGGCCCGATATCGAGTTTTTATTTAAGTCGGCGAGAATAAAAAGAATTCTTTCCCAGGATCTGGCCCTCCCCACGGATTCCACGGACATGAGCGACATCCCCTTCGTTCACTTGCATCTGCACTCCCAATACAGCCTGCTTGACGGTGCCATCAAGATCGGCGACCTGGTCAAGCGCGCGCGCGATTTGGGGATGCCGGCTCTGGCCGTCACCGACCACGGCAACATGTTCGGCGCCGTCGAGTTCTACCTTGCGGCCAAGGCCAACGACGTCAAGCCCATTTTCGGCTGCGAGGTCTATGTCGCCACGGCCTCGCGTTTCGACAAGGGCAATGCCCGCACCTCATCCGATGCCTCCCATCACCTGGTGCTGCTGGCGGAAAATTTTGAGGGTTATCGCAACCTGTGCCGCCTGGTGTCCGCCGGCTACCGGGAAGGTTTTTATTACAAGCCGCGTGTCGACTGGGCCCTGCTCAAAGAGTGCAACCGCGGCCTGATCGCCCTGACCGCCTGCCTGGGCGGAGAAATCCCCACGCTCATCGAGCAGGGCAAGATGGACGACGCCCGGCGTCGCTGCGTCGAGATGGCCGAGATATTCGACCAGGAGCGGTTTTTTCTGGAGTTGCAGGAGAACTTCATCCCCGAGCAGACCCGGGTCAACCGTGGGCTCAAGGAACTTGCCCGGGATCTGAATCTGCCCCTGGTGGCGACCAACGATTGCCATTATCTCACCCGCGAACAGGCGCACGCCCACGAGGTCTTGCTGTGCATTCAGACCGGCAAGACCATGGACGATCCCAGCCGCATGCGCTTTCCCAACGACGAATTCTACGTCAAAACCCCCCAGGAAATGGCCGCGCTGTTCGAGGATGTGCCGGAGGCCATCAGCAATACGGTGCGTATCGCCGAGCGCTGCCAGGTCGATCTGGATCTCAAGACCTATCATTTTCCCCAGTATGAAAAGCCCGCCGATAAGACCCTTGAGGAGGTCTTACGCGAGGACTCCCGGCGCGGGCTGGATGAGCGCCTGGCGGAGATCCGCAAGATTCGCCCCATCAGCGCCGAGGATGAAAAGGTCTATCGCGAGCGTCTCGAGGTCGAACTCGACTGCATCAACTCCATGGGATTTCCGGGGTATTTCCTCATCGTGGCCGATTTCATCAATTGGGCCAAGGAGCGGGATATCCCCGTCGGTCCCGGGCGCGGCTCGGCGGCCGGATCGCTGGTCGCCTACGCCATTCGCATCACCGACATCGACCCCATCCCCTACAATCTGCTCTTCGAGCGCTTTCTCAACCCCGAGCGCGTATCCATGCCCGATATCGATGTCGACTTCTGCATCCGCGGGCGTGAGGACGTCATCGATTACGTGCGCCAGAAATACGGCGCACCCAACGTGGCGCAGATCATCACTTTCGGCACCATGGCTGCCAAGGGCGCCATCCGTGACGTGGGGCGCGCCATGGGCCTGCCCTACGGCGAGGTGGACAAGATCGCCAAGCTCGTGCCGGGGGTGCTCAATATCACCCTCGGCGAGGCGCTCAAGCAAGAGCCCAAGCTGCGCGATCTGATCGAGAAGGACGCCAAGGTCAAGCAACTCTTCAACATCGCCCTGGCCCTGGAGGGATTGACGCGCCACGCCTCGACCCACGCCGCCGGCGTGGTGGTCACGCCCAACGACCTCACCGAATACCTGCCCCTGTACGTCGATCCCAAGGCCGGCGGTCAGGTGACCCAGTTCTCCATGAATTACGTGGAGAAAATCGGGCTGGTGAAGTTCGACTTTTTGGGTCTCAAGACCCTGACCGTCATCGATAACGCGGTGCGCCTGATTCGCGCCGGCAAGGACCCGGCTTTCGATCTCAACCTCATCGGCGACGACGACCCCAAGACCTATGAATTGCTCTCGCGCGGCGAGACCACGGGCGTGTTTCAGCTCGAATCCTCGGGGATGAAGGAACTGCTGATCAAGCTCAAGCCATCCTGTTTCGAGGACATCATCGCGGTATGCGCCCTCTATCGTCCCGGGCCCCTGGGCTCGGGCATGGTCGACGACTTCATTCTGCGCAAGCACGGCAAGAAGAAGATCACCTACGACTTTCCGCAGCTCGAGCCGATCCTCAAGGACACCTACGGCGTCATCGTCTACCAGGAACAGGTCATGCTCATCGCTCAGGTGCTGGCCAACTACAGCCTGGGCGGCGCCGATTTGCTGCGGCGCGCCATGGGCAAGAAAAAAGCCGAGGAAATGGCCAAGGAGCGGCAGAAGTTTCTCGCCGGCGCCCGCGACAACAACCTCGACGAGAAGAAAGCCGGCGCGGTGTTCGATCTGATGGAGATGTTCGCCGCCTACGGTTTCAACAAGTCGCACTCGGCCGCCTATGCCCTGGTGGCCTACCACACCGCCTACCTCAAGGCCCACTATCCGGTGGAGTTCATGGCCGCGCTGCTCACCGAGGACATGGAGAACACCGACAAGGTGGTGAAAAACATCGCCGAGGTGCGCTCCATGGGCATCGAGGTGCTGCCTCCCGACATCAACGCCTCGGAACGCAGCTTCACCGTGCACGAAAACGCCATCCGCTTCGGCCTGGGGGCCGTCAAGGGCGTGGGCTCGGCGGCCCTGGAGATCATCACCGAGGTGCGCGGCGAGGCGCCGTTCAGCTCCCTGCACGATTTCTGCGAACGCGTCAACCTGCAGAAGGTCAACAAAAAGGTGATCGAGGCCCTGATCAAGTGCGGTGCCTTTGACTCCCTCGGTGGCCGCCGGGCGCAGTATATGGAAGCGCTGGAAGATGCCATGGAGGCGGGCCAGCGGGTGCAGCGCGAACGCGCCATGGGGCAGGAATCGCTCTTCGGCATGGAAGAGATCGTCAGTGCCGGGGGCAATGGCCACGGCCAACTGCCCGATCTCGAGGAATGGCCGGACAAGGTTTTGCTCAGCTTCGAGAAGGAAGCCCTGGGATTTTTCATCACCGGCCATCCCCTGGCGCGCTACCGCGACACCATCAAGCGTTTTGCCACCTGCGACGCATCCTCTCTGGGCGATCGCGCCGACAAGGAAGAGGTCAAGGTGTGCGGCATCGTTTCGGCGGTCAAGGAGCTGACCACCAAGAAGGGTGACCGCATGGCCTTTGCCACCCTGGAGGATCTCAGCGGGTTGGTGGAGCTGGTGCTGTTCCCCGAGGTCTATCAGGCCGGCGCGGATTTGATCAAAGGCGAGGAGCCGATTTTGGTCAGCGGCTCCCTCGACGTGGGCGAGGAAACCTGTAAGCTGATGGTAAGCGAGGTCATCGCCCTGCGCGACGTGCAGGAGCGCCAGACCAAGAAGGTGCATTTTCGCCTGAGTTCACCGGGACTCGACGAAGAGCATCTGCGAGGGCTCAAAAGCATTATCAAGCAGTTTCCCGGTCGCTGCGGCTCCTTTATCCACGTGGTCGTGCCCAACGAGTGCGAGGCGGTGGTCGGGCTGCCCGACATACTCAATGTCGCCGCCAGCGATGAATTGATGGAGGCCACGGAAAAACTCTTCGGCTACCAGGTCGTCACCTTCGAGTGACGCCGGCGGCCGGGTGCCATTCCATTTACTGGAGACAAAAACATGCAATTTTACCTCGATTTCGAAAAGCCGATCGTTGATTTGGAGCGCAAGATCAAGGAATTGCGCGAGTTTTCCACCGAGAACGTGGACTTTTCCAGCGACATCAAGAAGTTGGAGAAAAAAGCCGCCAAGCTGCGCGACGATATTTTCTCCAATCTCAACCGTTGGCAGCGGACTCAACTGGCGCGTCACACCAACCGTCCTTACACCCTCGATTACGTGAACAACATCTTCACCGAATGGTTCGAGGTCCATGGCGACCGCAATTTCCGTGACGACCCGGCGCTGGTCTGCGGCTTCGCCCGCCTCGATGGCGAACCCTGCGCGGTGATCGGCCACCAGAAAGGCCGCGACACCAAGGAAAAAGTCTATCGCAATTTCGGCATGCCCAACCCCGAGGGCTACCGCAAGGCCCTGCGCGTGATGAAGATGGCCGAGCAGTTCGGACTGCCGATTTTTTGCTTCGTCGACACGCCCGGCGCGTTTCCGGGCATTGGCGCCGAGGAGCGCGGCCAGGCCGAGGCCATCGCGCGCAACCTGCGCGAAATGGCGGCCCTGACCGTGCCGGTCATCGTGACGGTGACCGGTGAAGGCGGCTCGGGGGGCGCCCTGGCCGTCGCCGTGGGCAACCGCGTGCTGATGATGGAGTATTCGGTTTATGCCGTGATCTCGCCGGAAGGCTGCGCGGCCATCCTGTGGAGCGACGGCACCAAGGGGCCAATGGCCGCCGAGGCGCTGAAGCTGACCGCGGCCGACATCGCCTCCCTGGGCTGCGTCATCGATGAGGTGATCGGCGAACCCGTCGGTGGCGCCCATACCGATCCCGTCGGCGCGGCGGCCCAGGTCAAAAAAGCTCTCAAGAAGCACCTGGCCGAGCTGCGCGAGTTGTCCGGCGAGGAATTGGTGGAGCAACGCTACCAGAAATTCCGCGCCATGACCGTGGTGGGCGAATGAGCAGGATGCCGTTCCCGCTGAATGTTGCGCCACGGTTGTTTCTCGCTCTGCTGATGGTTGCGGTGTTGAGCGCCTGTGCCGCACCGCCGCCCTCGCGCACCCCGGTTTCTCCCGCGCCGGCTCCAGCTTCCCGGGCACCCGCCGCGGAGGTCCCCGTTGGGACCGAGGGCACCTCGCAGCCTCGGGAATTGCGCGGCTGGGAGCGCCCCTACGAGGTGTTCGGCGAGCGCTACTACCCGCTGCTCAGCCATGAAGGGTTTGTCGAGGAAGGGCGCGCGAGTTGGTATGGGGAGGATTTTCACGGCAAAAAAACCAGCAACGGCGAAATCTACGATATGTACGCCATGACCGCGGCGCACAAGACCCTGCCCCTGGGTATCTACGTCAAGGTGACCAACCTCGACAACGGCCGCGAAATCACCTTGCGCCTCAATGACCGGGGGCCCTTCGTGGCGGGGCGCATCATCGATTTATCCTACACGGCCGCGAAAGAACTCGACGTGGTCAGGCCGGGTACCGCGCCGGTTCGCGTGGAAGCCCTGGGTTACCGCAGGGTGGATGCCTCCGGCCAGGTCGTCTTTACCCAGCCGCAGAGTTGGGAAGTCGGCAGCTATTCGGTGCAGCTCGGCGCCTTCACCGTGCGGGAAAACGCCCAGCGCCTGGCCGATCAGATGCGGCGCCAGGAAGGCCATTCGAGCATTCAGCAGGGCTATGTGAGCGGGCAGTTGTTTTACCGCGTGCGGGCAGGAAACTACCCGACCCTGGCGGCCGCCGATGCAGCCAAGGAGCGCTTCGAGGCGCAAGGGTATCGCGGCAGCTTCGTCATCGCCTCCGAATAACCGCCCGCGGTCCGACCAAAGCCTCCCCGCTCCGGGGAGGCTTTGTGAACTTAGTCCTCGTCCTTTTCCCGGCTCAGATAGGCGGCGAGGAAATCGCGCTTAAAGGCCGCGAAATCATTCTTCTCGATGGCGGCGCGGGCCTGGGCGGTCAGATTCATGTAGAAATGGACATTGTGGATGGCGGCCAGAGTCGCCGAGAGCACCTCGTTGGCGTTGTAGAGATGGTGCAGGTAGGCGCGGGTGAAATTGCGGCAGCAATAACACTCGCAGGCGGG
Proteins encoded in this region:
- a CDS encoding UDP-glucose dehydrogenase family protein; translation: MNLTVVGTGYVGLVTGACFAEMGNTVYCVDVDGEKIARLKQGIIPIYEPGLERIVQSNFKEGRLRFTTSLAEAMADSNVYFIAVGTPPGEDGSADLRYVLGVADEIGRHLGDYAVVVNKSTVPVGTADKVRQAIEDQLAQRGVAHPFDVVSNPEFLKEGAAVDDFMRPDRIIIGSDSERAGEVMRLLYADFSRNHDKIMVMGVRDAEMTKYTANAMLATKISFMNEIANLCDKLGVDVEKVRLGIGSDSRIGYSFIYPGCGYGGSCFPKDVSALIHMAEQNQLFPLVLQSVHQRNMFQKLLMGEKITTRFGQDLSGKTFALWGLAFKPGTDDLREAPSIVLMHQLIGCGAKVQAYDPIAMDAARRELPRAWFENGSLTLAEHQYDALKGADALALVTEWKPFRHPDFGAMKRLMKSPIIFDGRNQYDPTRMETEGFEYFGIGRGKKLAGPGPACG
- a CDS encoding nucleotide pyrophosphohydrolase yields the protein MSQSPVDDRTTLQELKNRVAAFVAERDWQQFHTPKNLSMSIAIEAAELMEHFQWLTVEASRNLAPEALADIGEELADIVIYSLSLANTLNLDLAQTVEAKMTKNIRKYPADKVKGKAHKYTWYEKGEE
- a CDS encoding helix-turn-helix transcriptional regulator, producing MGKPAKKYSQAARLHDVIRILEARYGASVDELAEECQVNRRTIYRDLRAIAEAGYPLVRDETESGPLYRFVTGFKNVPPIIFSLEELLTLYFCREQLGFLQGTPFQDDLDAIFGRIRSSLPPRSVAHLERIASAAAPRFQGVRNYQDKKALLTDLRRALLYQYRCRICYAPARRAAQTYEFDPYLLIFYQNSLYLGGYAHNRKSLRLFLVDRVQRVEVLNERFEVPEDFRAEDLTGQAFGLIDDAPLDLDLRFGPEVAHFIRERRWHPQQVLDEESDGGVRLRFTAAGRAEILAWVYSFIPHVEILGPADLRAEFEQGLRQALEKTNSSL
- a CDS encoding Maf family protein, producing MSTEKHTPPARDIVLASTSPYRLQLLRQLGFPFQVAAPLSKESIDQQVAPELQVKFLASQKALSLGAKYPDALIIGADQLFMDARGRILGKPGNFEQAEEQLRQMSGKSHVFYTGICVYDSNGGQCLTDYTTYRVTLRSLTRDQIHRYVRRENPVDCAGSFKIEGLGIALMEKMQGEDYTSLIGLPLIRLTGMLEHFGVQIL
- the dnaE gene encoding DNA polymerase III subunit alpha, translating into MSDIPFVHLHLHSQYSLLDGAIKIGDLVKRARDLGMPALAVTDHGNMFGAVEFYLAAKANDVKPIFGCEVYVATASRFDKGNARTSSDASHHLVLLAENFEGYRNLCRLVSAGYREGFYYKPRVDWALLKECNRGLIALTACLGGEIPTLIEQGKMDDARRRCVEMAEIFDQERFFLELQENFIPEQTRVNRGLKELARDLNLPLVATNDCHYLTREQAHAHEVLLCIQTGKTMDDPSRMRFPNDEFYVKTPQEMAALFEDVPEAISNTVRIAERCQVDLDLKTYHFPQYEKPADKTLEEVLREDSRRGLDERLAEIRKIRPISAEDEKVYRERLEVELDCINSMGFPGYFLIVADFINWAKERDIPVGPGRGSAAGSLVAYAIRITDIDPIPYNLLFERFLNPERVSMPDIDVDFCIRGREDVIDYVRQKYGAPNVAQIITFGTMAAKGAIRDVGRAMGLPYGEVDKIAKLVPGVLNITLGEALKQEPKLRDLIEKDAKVKQLFNIALALEGLTRHASTHAAGVVVTPNDLTEYLPLYVDPKAGGQVTQFSMNYVEKIGLVKFDFLGLKTLTVIDNAVRLIRAGKDPAFDLNLIGDDDPKTYELLSRGETTGVFQLESSGMKELLIKLKPSCFEDIIAVCALYRPGPLGSGMVDDFILRKHGKKKITYDFPQLEPILKDTYGVIVYQEQVMLIAQVLANYSLGGADLLRRAMGKKKAEEMAKERQKFLAGARDNNLDEKKAGAVFDLMEMFAAYGFNKSHSAAYALVAYHTAYLKAHYPVEFMAALLTEDMENTDKVVKNIAEVRSMGIEVLPPDINASERSFTVHENAIRFGLGAVKGVGSAALEIITEVRGEAPFSSLHDFCERVNLQKVNKKVIEALIKCGAFDSLGGRRAQYMEALEDAMEAGQRVQRERAMGQESLFGMEEIVSAGGNGHGQLPDLEEWPDKVLLSFEKEALGFFITGHPLARYRDTIKRFATCDASSLGDRADKEEVKVCGIVSAVKELTTKKGDRMAFATLEDLSGLVELVLFPEVYQAGADLIKGEEPILVSGSLDVGEETCKLMVSEVIALRDVQERQTKKVHFRLSSPGLDEEHLRGLKSIIKQFPGRCGSFIHVVVPNECEAVVGLPDILNVAASDELMEATEKLFGYQVVTFE
- the accA gene encoding acetyl-CoA carboxylase carboxyl transferase subunit alpha codes for the protein MQFYLDFEKPIVDLERKIKELREFSTENVDFSSDIKKLEKKAAKLRDDIFSNLNRWQRTQLARHTNRPYTLDYVNNIFTEWFEVHGDRNFRDDPALVCGFARLDGEPCAVIGHQKGRDTKEKVYRNFGMPNPEGYRKALRVMKMAEQFGLPIFCFVDTPGAFPGIGAEERGQAEAIARNLREMAALTVPVIVTVTGEGGSGGALAVAVGNRVLMMEYSVYAVISPEGCAAILWSDGTKGPMAAEALKLTAADIASLGCVIDEVIGEPVGGAHTDPVGAAAQVKKALKKHLAELRELSGEELVEQRYQKFRAMTVVGE
- a CDS encoding septal ring lytic transglycosylase RlpA family protein, with the translated sequence MPFPLNVAPRLFLALLMVAVLSACAAPPPSRTPVSPAPAPASRAPAAEVPVGTEGTSQPRELRGWERPYEVFGERYYPLLSHEGFVEEGRASWYGEDFHGKKTSNGEIYDMYAMTAAHKTLPLGIYVKVTNLDNGREITLRLNDRGPFVAGRIIDLSYTAAKELDVVRPGTAPVRVEALGYRRVDASGQVVFTQPQSWEVGSYSVQLGAFTVRENAQRLADQMRRQEGHSSIQQGYVSGQLFYRVRAGNYPTLAAADAAKERFEAQGYRGSFVIASE